TCATCACTCGGCCCAACCATGCTGGCGTAGGCGCTGCTCCAGTGCGCCGCGTTGGCGCGCTTTGCCACTTCTCTCAAGATCCGTTGCCGCTGTCAGCAAGCACCTGCGCGCACTTCGTCCATCGCAAGCGACTGTCGATGTGTGTAATGAAGTGAGTAATGGAGGGTGCGTGTAATGAGAAACATCAATAAAATCAAGGACTTATAATCATGAGACTCCTGATGATCGACAACTACGACAGCTTCACCTACAACCTCGTGCAGTACTTCGGCGAACTCGGCGCCCGGGTCAAGGTGTTCCGCAACGACGAAATCACCCTCGGCCAGATCGAGGCGATGAAGCCCGAGCACCTCGTGATCTCGCCCGGCCCGTGCACTCCGGCCGAAGCCGGCATTTCGGTGGCGGCGATCCAGGCCTTCGCCGGCCGCCTGCCGATCCTCGGCGTCTGCCTCGGTCACCAGAGCATCGGTGCCGCCTTCGGCGGACGCATCGTCCATGCCAGGAAGCTCATGCACGGCAAGACCTCGGCCGTGCACCACCTCGACGTCGGGGTGTTCCGCGGCCTCCCCGACCCGCTCACGTGCACCCGCTACCACTCGCTCGCCATCGAACGGTCCACCCTGCCGGACTGTCTGGAAGTCACCGCGTGGACCGACGACGGCGAAATCATGGGGATACGCCACAAGACCCTCGACGTCGAGGGGGTGCAGTTCCACCCCGAGTCGATCCTCACCGAATGCGGCCACGCGCTGCTGCAGAACTTCCTCGACCGCAGCGCGCCCCTGCCCGCCGCCGCCTGACCCCCGGGAGCCCCCACGATGACGATGACCGCCCAGCAAGCCCTGCAACGCACGATCGAGCACCGCGAGATCTTCTTCGACGAGATGCTGTCGCTGATGCGCCAGATCATGGCCGGCGAAATCTCGCCGGTGATGACCGCCGCCATCCTCACCGGCCTGCGCGTCAAGAAAGAGACCATCGGCGAGATCACCGCCGCCGCCACGGTGATGCGCGAAATGGCGACCAAGGTCCATGTCGCGCCGCCGCACGAGCACTTCCTCGACGTCGTCGGCACCGGCGGCGATGGCTCGCACACCTTCAACATCTCCACCGCCACCATCTTCGTTGCCGCCGCCGCCGGTGCACGTGTGGCCAAGCACGGCGGGCGCAGCGTGTCGTCCAAGTCCGGCGCCGCCGACGTGCTCGAAGCGCTCGGGGTCAACCTGAACCTGTCGCCCGAGCAGGTCGCCGCCTGCGTCGAGGAAACCGGCGTCGGCTTCATGTTTGCCCCCAACTACCACAGCGCGATGAAGAACGTCGCCCCGGTGCGGCGCGAAATGGGCGTGCGCACGATCTTCAACATCCTCGGCCCGCTGACCAACCCGGCGGGGGCGCCGAACACCCTGATGGGAGTGTTCCATCCCGACCTCGTCGGCATCCAGGCGCGGGTGATGCAGCGTCTGGGCGCCAATCACGTGCTGGTCGTGCATGGCCTGGACGGCATGGACGAACTCAGCCTCGGCGGCGCCACCCTGGTCGGCGAGCTCAAGGACGGCCAGGTGCACGAGTACGAGATCCATCCCGAAGACTTCGGCCTGCAGATGGCCGGCACCC
The window above is part of the Thauera aromatica K172 genome. Proteins encoded here:
- the trpD gene encoding anthranilate phosphoribosyltransferase; this encodes MTMTAQQALQRTIEHREIFFDEMLSLMRQIMAGEISPVMTAAILTGLRVKKETIGEITAAATVMREMATKVHVAPPHEHFLDVVGTGGDGSHTFNISTATIFVAAAAGARVAKHGGRSVSSKSGAADVLEALGVNLNLSPEQVAACVEETGVGFMFAPNYHSAMKNVAPVRREMGVRTIFNILGPLTNPAGAPNTLMGVFHPDLVGIQARVMQRLGANHVLVVHGLDGMDELSLGGATLVGELKDGQVHEYEIHPEDFGLQMAGTRNLRVADAEASRAMLLGALEDREGPARDIVALNAGAALYTANLVDSIGAGIERARETLASGAARHKLDEFVRFTRRFGAAA
- a CDS encoding anthranilate synthase component II, coding for MRLLMIDNYDSFTYNLVQYFGELGARVKVFRNDEITLGQIEAMKPEHLVISPGPCTPAEAGISVAAIQAFAGRLPILGVCLGHQSIGAAFGGRIVHARKLMHGKTSAVHHLDVGVFRGLPDPLTCTRYHSLAIERSTLPDCLEVTAWTDDGEIMGIRHKTLDVEGVQFHPESILTECGHALLQNFLDRSAPLPAAA